The Siniperca chuatsi isolate FFG_IHB_CAS linkage group LG9, ASM2008510v1, whole genome shotgun sequence genome includes a region encoding these proteins:
- the LOC122881628 gene encoding double-strand-break repair protein rad21 homolog A-like — protein MFYAHFVLSKRGPLAKIWLAAHWDKKLTKAHVFECNLESSVESIISPKVKMALRTSGHLLLGVVRIYHRKAKYLLADCNEAFIKIKMAFRPGVVDLPEENREAAYNAITLPEEFHDFDQPLPDLDDIDVAQQFTLNQSRVEEITMREDVGNLSLLQDNDFADFGMDDREMMRDASTFEEDIMHSATASNLLLEAEPGPANLPDKSNHMEYDDFGDGSMGNSDGGMLVDKLLSSEDGGGIFDDPPAITESVMMPPDHGDDEDDFDNLQSPGPDSPDSGPAEPLPAMADQTEQTTLVHNEEEAFALEPIDITVKETKAKRKRKLIVDSVKELDSKTIRAQLSDYSDIVTTLDLAPPTKKLMMWKETGGVEKLFSLPAQPLWNARLLKMFTRCLTPLVPDELRKRRKGGEADSLDEFLKELENPEVPREEVMSQHRDVIDQTIMEEPSMLAASAMEGSRTTLDETVMPPPSTPRGVKRKTQEKESTLPMAPLEQQQQQQVADHSVLSQRLDMPQVDLPPEESSVNLTLLVPELDLLGDKGKDKKDDSDEEEDEEGQGGDQDQEEKRWNKRTQQMLHGLQRVMAKTGADSISLLELCRNNNKKQAAAKFYSFLVLKKQQAIEVTQSEPYSDIIATAGPRFHLI, from the exons ATGTTCTACGCCCACTTTGTCCTCAGCAAACGTGGGCCGCTGGCCAAGATCTGGCTAGCGGCCCATTGGGACAAGAAGCTGACCAAGGCTCATGTGTTTGAATGCAATTTAGAGAGCAGTGTGGAGAGCATCATCTCACCCAAG GTGAAGATGGCATTGCGCACTTCAGGCCACCTGCTCCTTGGGGTGGTGAGAATCTACCACAGGAAGGCCAAGTACCTGCTTGCTGACTGTAATGAAGCCTTCATAAAGATCAAAATGGCTTTTAGGCCAG GTGTGGTGGATCTACCTGAGGAAAACAGAGAGGCAGCCTACAATGCCATCACCTTACCTGAGGAGTTCCATGACTTTGACCAGCCACTTCCTGATCTGGA TGACATAGATGTGGCCCAGCAGTTCACCCTGAACCAGAGCAGAGTAGAAGAGATCACCATGAGGGAAGATGTTGGCAACCTCAGCCTCCTGCAGGACAATGACTTTG ctgactttggaATGGATGACCGAGAGATGATGCGTGACGCCAGCACATTTGAGGAGGATATCATGCACAGTGCCACGGCCTCTAACCTTTTGCTAGAGGCTGAGCCTGGCCCAGCCAATCTCCCTGACAAGTCCAACCACATGGAGTATGATGACTTTGGGGACGGCTCCATGGGCAACAGTGATGGGGGAATGCTTG TTGATAAGCTACTGAGCTCTGAAGACGGCGGTGGGATTTTTGATGACCCTCCAGCCATCACAGAAAGTGTCATGATGCCACCAGATCATGGAGACGATGAGGATGACTTTGATAACCTCCAGTCAC CGGGTCCAGACAGCCCAGACTCTGGCCCAGCAGAGCCACTGCCAGCAATGGCTGACCAGACAGAACAGACCACTCTGGTTCACAATGAGGAGGAGGCCTTTGCCCTGGAGCCCATTGACATCACTG TGAAAGAGACCAAGGCCAAGCGTAAGAGAAAGCTGATTGTGGACAGTGTGAAGGAGCTGGACAGTAAGACAATCAGGGCCCAGCTGTCTGACTACTCGGACATTGTCACCACCCTGGACCTCGCCCCTCCCACTAAGAAGCTTATGATGTGGAAGGAGACTGGAGGAGTGGAGAagcttttctctctgcctgctcaACCCCTCTGGAATGCCAGGCTGCTCAAG ATGTTCACGCGCTGCCTGACACCTCTGGTGCCAGACgagctgaggaagaggagaaagggcGGCGAAGCAGACAGTCTGGATGAGTTCCTCAAAGAGCTGGAGAACCCAGAGGTGCCTAGAGAGGAGGTCATGAGTCAGCACAGAGATGTTATTG ATCAGACTATCATGGAGGAGCCCAGTATGCTGGCAGCCTCTGCAATGGAGGGCAGCAGGACGACCCTTGATGAGACAGTCATGCCTCCTCCGTCCACCCCCCGCGGTGTCAAACGCAAGAcccaagagaaagagagcaccCTTCCT ATGGCTCccctggagcagcagcagcagcaacaggtgGCTGACCACTCAGTCTTGTCTCAGAGGCTAGACATGCCTCAGGTGGATCTGCCCCCAGAGGAGAGCAGTGTCAACCTCACCCTGCTTGTCCCTGAGCTTGACCTCCTTGGTGACAAGGGCAAAGACAAGAAGGATGacagtgatgaagaggag GATGAGGAAGGGCAAGGTGGAGACCAGGATCAGGAGGAGAAGAGATGGAACAAGAGAACCCAGCAGATGCTGCACGGTCTCCAG CGCGTCATGGCTAAGACTGGCGCAGACTCAATCAGCCTGCTTGAATTGTGCCGGAACAACAACAAGAAGCAGGCAGCTGCCAAGTTTTACAGTTTCCTGGTCCTCAAGAAGCAGCAAGCCATCGAGGTCACCCAGTCTGAGCCCTACAGCGACATCATCGCCACCGCTGGACCAAGATTCCACCTTATTTAG